A genomic segment from Garra rufa chromosome 5, GarRuf1.0, whole genome shotgun sequence encodes:
- the ddx31 gene encoding ATP-dependent DNA helicase DDX31 produces MAEDGLMLNIFSAPVTFQKKTNRRPFSTAEKWAQKKRESKRKAVFEPQESSASKQRKINQTGQQHTHKQKLQTPRSPSQRSNNRDTEENEDQRENSAAKSLSKVKTFPKKAPEEHGDHDRPFIKTSSLFRNNPEIPDVLSPAVNQVKEKVFTSDSFEELDLHPHLVATLHKVLNVTSMTSVQKKTIPVLMCGKDAVVRSQTGSGKTLAYGIPVVQFLQAMQPKVKRSDGPLAVVIVPTRELALQSFQIFQKLLKPFTWIVPGVLMGGEKRKAEKARLRKGINVLISTPGRLVDHIKNTLSIAFSAVRWLILDEADRILDLGFEKDLTVILNAVNATGLTRQNVLLSATLTEGLSRLASISMKEPVSIHVSEGSEETIEECPQAAPQALSDSYAVPERLQQHVVVVPSKLHLVCLAAFVLAKCKFEQRQKLIVFISSCEAVEFLLTLLTAVLCEKPNTTSTKHTSTSLNFYRLHGNMRQEDRTEVFQEFSQCKTGILLCTDVAARGLDLPQVTWIVQYNPPVSAAEYVHRVGRTARIGAQGSSLLFLTPSETAFVDVLANHNISLSKMKMEDILATLMKDERFKGRGKWDSKRSAAAFEQEVRERATVLQTDFENYVHANNESLQTAKSALQSFLRAYTTYPSSLKHVFHIRSLHLGHAAKSFGLRDAPQGLGNSITTNPANSKDSKKGKNKAKRPPKKLTAKERVSNLMRSEYLSGIDGESKSKKKRKKKKGQDEEEEEQSTAV; encoded by the exons ATGGCTGAGGACGGGCTGATGCTCAACATCTTCTCAGCTCCCGTAACGTTTCAGAAAAAGACAAATCGAAGACCTTTTTCAACAGCAGAGAAATGGGCACAG AAAAAGCGAGAATCAAAGAGGAAGGCTGTCTTTGAGCCCCAGGAGAGCAGCGCTTCCAAACAGAGGAAGATTAATCAAACTGGTCAACAGCACACACATAAGCAAAAGCTGCAAACCCCCAGAAGCCCCTCTCAGAGGAGTAATAATAGAGACACAGAGGAGAACGAGGACCAGAGAGAAAACTCTGCTGCAAAGTCCCTATCAAAGGTGAAAACATTTCCAAAGAAAGCTCCTGAAGAGCACGGGGACCATGACAGACCATTTATCAAGACATCGTCTCTCTTCAGAAACAACCCAGAGATCCCTGATGTCCTCAG TCCTGCTGTAAATCAAGTAAAAGAGAAAGTCTTCACCAGTGACTCGTTTGAAGAACTCGATCTGCATCCTCATCTG GTGGCAACGCTCCATAAGGTGTTGAATGTGACCAGCATGACAAG TGTCCAGAAAAAAACCATACCAGTGTTAATGTGTGGTAAAGATGCTGTAGTGCGCTCCCAGACTGGATCAG GAAAAACATTGGCTTATGGAATTCCAGTGGTTCAGTTCTTACAAGCGATGCAGCCTAAAGTAAAG aGATCAGATGGGCCTTTAGCTGTTGTGATTGTTCCAACCAGAGAG CTTGCCCTGCAGAGCTTTCAGATTTTTCAGAAGCTTCTAAAA CCTTTCACCTGGATTGTGCCAGGAGTTCTGATGGGAGGAGAGAAAAGAAAAGCAGAAAAAGCCAG ACTGAGGAAGGGCATTAATGTTCTGATCTCGACTCCAGGCCGACTGGTGGACCACATAAAGAACACTCTAAGTATTGCTTTCAGCGCTGTACGCTGGCTCATTCTGGATGAAGCCGACAG GATTCTGGATTTGGGCTTTGAGAAAGATCTGACTGTAATTCTGAATGCTGTGAATGCCACTGGACTTACCAGGCAGAATGTGCTGCTTTCAGCCACACTCACCGAGG GACTGTCCCGATTAGCCAGTATCAGTATGAAGGAGCCTGTGAGTATCCATGTGTCAGAGGGGAGCGAGGAGACAATTGAAGAGTGTCCCCAGGCGGCCCCTCAGGCTCTGTCAGACAGCTACGCGGTGCCTGAGAGGCTGCAGCAGCACGTTGTGGTGGTGCCCAGCAAACTCCACCTGGTCTGTTTGGCTGCCTTTGTTCTGGCCAAATGCAAG TTTGAGCAACGGCAGAAGCTGATCGTTTTCATATCCAGCTGTGAGGCTGTGGAGTTTCTGCTTACTCTCTTAACTGCAGTCCTCTGTGAGAAGCCCAACACCACATCAACCAAGCATACCTCAACTTCCCTTAACTTCTACAGGCTCCACGGCAACATGAGACAAGAG GACCGCACTGAAGTCTTCCAGGAGTTCTCTCAGTGTAAAACTGGCATTCTGCTGTGCACA GATGTGGCTGCACGTGGATTGGATCTGCCTCAGGTTACATGGATTGTTCAG TATAACCCTCCTGTTTCCGCCGCGGAGTATGTTCATCGTGTGGGCCGCACGGCGCGAATTGGAGCTCAGGGCAGCAGCCTGCTCTTCCTCACCCCCTCTGAGACGGCTTTTGTGGATGTGCTGGCCAATCACAACATCAG TTTGTCCAAGATGAAGATGGAAGACATCTTGGCTACGCTGATGAAGGACGAGCGCTTTAAAGGCAGAGGGAAATGGGACAGTAAG AGATCAGCCGCTGCTTTTGAGCAGGAGGTGCGAGAGAGAGCCACCGTTTTACAGACTGACTTTGAGAATTATGTTCATGCCAATAATGAGTCTCTGCAAACAGCGAAGAGCG CACTGCAGTCTTTCCTGAGAGCATACACCACGTACCCCTCCAGTCTGAAACACGTCTTCCACATCCGCAGCCTGCACCTGGGCCACGCTGCTAAGAGCTTTGGCCTGAGGGACGCACCCCAGGGCCTGGGCAACTCCATAACCACTAATCCTGCCAACAGCAAAGACTCCAAAAAGGGCAAAAACAAAGCCAAGAG GCCTCCCAAGAAACTCACGGCAAAGGAGCGTGTGTCAAACCTAAT